A DNA window from Methanocorpusculum sp. contains the following coding sequences:
- a CDS encoding type II/IV secretion system ATPase subunit: protein MKPQEARKEKQKHLRTRIRSRFFKKPVETEEKEKKSDVKFPRFFRKKSSAIIFETPPVVLEIPPCETNDIILDQYWLTPPHAYVTILKDRKNHIRYLITEPKLCEKEYAILEESFEYLRSTLIYDSPRKRDEARMDRDLLIKTITSFDKEISSERVEILIYYLYRNFLGYGKLDPLLHDEKIEDITCNGADIPVFLYHSRFGNIETNCIFEKIELNKFVLKLAQKAGKQLSLTTPLVDAALPDGSRAQITYSDIISSKGSSFTIRKFKADPMTPADLVAGGTYSSELMAYIWLAVENRKSMIIAGGTASGKTSTMNAASFFIPDVAKIVSIEDTREIQLPHINWLPMRTRESTASVSAGNIDMFSLLRAALRQRPEYIIVGEVRGPEAQTLFQAMNTGHTTFSTLHAGNVNETVNRLTNDPINVPIAMFGALDLIVIQGLLYGEGKGFRRCLSLHEISTNDEKIICKPLFIWDHKTDSFVKIFEESKVFDSIAYQNGWSKDELEKRLMNRKNTLDQLRLNEITTPLEVETAIQDLVLSERR from the coding sequence ATGAAACCCCAAGAGGCCCGGAAGGAAAAACAGAAACATCTCAGGACCAGGATCCGCTCCCGTTTCTTCAAAAAACCAGTCGAAACAGAGGAGAAAGAGAAAAAATCAGACGTAAAGTTCCCACGTTTCTTCCGAAAAAAGAGTTCCGCCATCATATTTGAAACCCCCCCGGTTGTTTTAGAGATCCCCCCCTGTGAAACAAACGATATAATTCTCGACCAGTACTGGCTCACTCCCCCCCACGCATACGTAACGATTCTCAAAGACCGAAAAAATCATATACGCTACCTCATCACTGAACCAAAACTCTGCGAAAAAGAGTATGCGATCCTTGAAGAAAGCTTTGAGTACCTGCGATCCACCCTCATCTACGACTCTCCCCGCAAACGTGATGAAGCACGCATGGATCGGGACCTTCTCATCAAAACGATCACCTCCTTCGACAAAGAGATCTCTTCGGAAAGGGTCGAAATACTCATCTACTATCTCTACCGAAACTTCCTTGGCTATGGAAAACTTGATCCGCTCCTCCACGATGAAAAGATCGAAGACATCACCTGCAATGGGGCGGACATCCCCGTCTTCCTCTATCACAGTAGATTCGGTAATATCGAAACGAACTGTATATTTGAAAAAATCGAACTCAACAAATTCGTACTGAAACTTGCCCAGAAAGCTGGAAAACAGTTATCTCTCACAACCCCGCTGGTAGATGCCGCTCTTCCCGACGGCTCGCGTGCGCAAATTACCTATTCGGACATTATCTCATCCAAGGGAAGTTCGTTCACGATCCGGAAATTCAAAGCTGATCCTATGACCCCCGCAGATCTGGTCGCCGGAGGGACATACAGCAGTGAACTCATGGCATACATCTGGCTCGCCGTCGAAAACAGAAAAAGTATGATTATCGCAGGAGGCACGGCAAGCGGCAAGACCTCGACAATGAACGCAGCCTCGTTCTTTATCCCCGATGTCGCAAAAATTGTTTCTATCGAAGACACACGTGAAATCCAGCTCCCCCACATCAACTGGCTTCCCATGCGGACCCGTGAAAGCACTGCGTCGGTCTCTGCCGGAAACATCGACATGTTCTCACTCCTCAGGGCCGCACTTCGTCAGCGGCCGGAATACATCATCGTTGGAGAAGTCAGAGGACCCGAAGCACAGACACTATTTCAGGCAATGAACACCGGTCACACAACGTTTTCAACACTTCACGCCGGGAATGTCAACGAAACAGTCAACCGATTGACCAACGATCCCATCAATGTGCCTATTGCCATGTTTGGAGCTCTCGACCTCATCGTCATTCAGGGTCTGCTTTACGGTGAAGGAAAAGGATTCCGGCGCTGTTTATCACTCCACGAAATCTCAACCAACGACGAAAAAATCATCTGTAAACCGCTTTTTATCTGGGATCATAAAACCGACTCATTCGTCAAAATCTTTGAAGAGTCAAAGGTCTTTGACAGTATTGCTTATCAGAATGGTTGGTCCAAAGATGAACTCGAAAAGCGGCTCATGAATAGGAAAAATACCCTTGATCAACTTAGGTTAAACGAAATAACAACTCCTCTTGAGGTGGAGACCGCGATTCAGGACCTCGTTCTATCTGAACGGAGATGA
- a CDS encoding putative cobaltochelatase, with amino-acid sequence MSEIHLRSLYPFTAIVGQSAMKKALILNAINPGIGGVLIKGERGTAKSTAVRSLAALLPEHAVVLGCMFGCDPERPDEMCEECRKKEDLQIAKRKMQVIELPISATEDKVVGSLDISAAIKTGDKQFEPGILAFAHRNILYVDEVNLLNDHIVDVLLDAAAMGINIVEREGVSFIHPSAFLLVGTMNPEEGDLRPQLLDRFGLCVEIEGIRNPDTRLEIIRRRMDFESDPQAFSAKWAISEKDLADTITTAQEMLPKITIPSTLLRMIVQICIDAGVDGHRGDITMMKVVKTLAAYYGKNEPDEDDVREAAQLVLTHRMKKTPFSNESLNEDSINDSIEKSKMQPKDGSAYESEDPSLKSEMPESDKTTQFAPDSSFQKKPSELTPQLRIDDIVRESTGRRTATESENGKYTNSRIPPEKPKTIALDATLRAAAPHQKSRDGNLAVTICSSDIRERVMEEKTGNTIIFVVDASGSMGVKKRMSAVKGAVLSLLIDAYQKRDKVGIVTFRGDCADLLLSPTSSVDLAETKLKVIPTGGRTPLGKGLQMGFDVLSQEIRRDPKTKPLLILISDGKANVSSAAEKPLDELKKIADRIQKAKIPSLMLDSEAGLVRLGYAEKLAKMMGAKYMKLDEIASGICV; translated from the coding sequence ATGTCCGAGATACATCTCCGTTCACTCTACCCGTTTACTGCCATCGTCGGGCAGAGTGCAATGAAAAAGGCCCTCATACTCAACGCAATCAATCCGGGAATTGGCGGTGTCCTCATCAAAGGAGAGCGCGGTACTGCAAAATCAACCGCGGTCCGTTCTCTTGCAGCTCTTCTTCCGGAACACGCTGTGGTCCTTGGATGTATGTTTGGCTGCGATCCGGAACGTCCTGATGAAATGTGTGAAGAATGTCGGAAAAAAGAGGACCTCCAAATCGCAAAAAGAAAGATGCAGGTTATCGAACTTCCGATATCTGCGACAGAGGATAAGGTCGTCGGGAGTCTTGATATCAGTGCTGCGATTAAGACCGGGGATAAACAGTTTGAGCCGGGAATACTTGCATTTGCCCATAGAAATATCCTCTACGTTGATGAAGTGAACCTCCTCAACGATCATATTGTTGATGTTTTACTTGATGCAGCTGCAATGGGAATCAACATTGTTGAACGGGAAGGTGTGTCCTTTATTCACCCTTCAGCTTTTCTTTTGGTTGGTACCATGAATCCGGAAGAGGGAGATCTGCGTCCCCAGCTATTAGACAGATTCGGTCTTTGTGTGGAGATAGAAGGTATCCGAAATCCGGATACACGCCTGGAAATCATCCGCAGGCGGATGGACTTCGAGAGTGATCCGCAGGCATTTTCGGCAAAATGGGCAATATCTGAAAAAGATTTGGCAGATACAATAACCACAGCCCAGGAAATGCTGCCGAAGATAACAATCCCGTCTACGCTCCTGAGAATGATTGTGCAGATATGTATCGATGCAGGAGTTGACGGACACCGGGGCGATATTACGATGATGAAAGTCGTAAAAACGTTAGCGGCATATTATGGGAAAAACGAGCCTGATGAAGATGATGTCAGGGAGGCCGCACAACTCGTACTGACTCATCGAATGAAAAAGACTCCCTTTTCAAATGAGAGTCTCAATGAGGATTCTATAAATGATTCTATAGAAAAATCAAAAATGCAGCCGAAAGATGGATCAGCTTACGAGTCAGAGGACCCATCCCTAAAATCAGAGATGCCGGAATCTGATAAAACGACACAATTTGCTCCTGACTCGTCTTTTCAGAAAAAACCATCGGAATTAACCCCGCAACTGAGAATCGACGATATTGTACGGGAAAGCACGGGGCGCAGAACGGCTACGGAAAGTGAAAACGGTAAGTATACAAACAGCAGGATCCCGCCTGAAAAACCAAAGACGATAGCTCTTGACGCAACACTGCGTGCGGCTGCCCCCCATCAGAAATCGCGAGATGGCAATCTTGCTGTGACGATATGCAGTTCTGACATCCGGGAACGTGTCATGGAAGAAAAGACGGGGAACACCATCATATTTGTAGTGGACGCAAGTGGCAGTATGGGTGTGAAAAAACGAATGTCTGCAGTAAAAGGTGCAGTCCTTTCCCTTTTGATCGATGCATATCAGAAACGCGATAAGGTTGGGATCGTCACATTTCGCGGCGACTGCGCCGATCTTCTCCTGTCTCCCACATCGAGTGTCGACCTCGCGGAAACAAAACTCAAAGTAATTCCGACCGGCGGCAGAACCCCCCTCGGAAAAGGTTTGCAGATGGGTTTTGATGTGCTATCTCAGGAGATACGTCGCGATCCGAAAACAAAACCCCTATTGATTCTTATCTCGGATGGAAAAGCAAATGTCAGTTCTGCTGCGGAAAAACCTCTGGATGAACTAAAGAAAATAGCAGACCGTATCCAGAAAGCAAAAATACCATCTCTTATGCTCGACAGTGAAGCAGGACTCGTCAGACTTGGATATGCGGAAAAACTCGCAAAAATGATGGGGGCAAAATATATGAAACTCGATGAAATTGCTTCAGGGATTTGTGTTTAA
- the cobN gene encoding cobaltochelatase subunit CobN, giving the protein MNITAVMWDAYVPLMREAAEDCGASLKIYANKNLEESPELCSDVIASAENADVILIYRTTHRFWDILLEAMEKLRGCKQIICVGHDISYWSFSTVEPDVVTETYRYLTNNGRENFHRLMLYLQVHFGEKNTPFLPPVEIPWQGIVHPDAGDHIFPSIEEYLAWYPKNEGEPYVGLLMSRVVWVSSNHSIERTLIACLENEENLNVIPVFTNSIEDDTTGSLNIAGCISRYFIQNGIPIVDAVIKSVSFMVGKTTGSSPADWAKSGTELLTSLNIPVFQPVTAFYATLEEWRNSNGLSADITWTIAMPEFEGMIEPIIIGSTRSDKSSEYERVALLERCRKVAARVRRRVDLRRTPAAKRKVVFLLNNNPCAGVEANIGSAVHLDAVESVVLILQRMKDEGYIIDPPISGKKLTEMFLVKKAISEFRWTTKSEIVKSGGTVFRMPKSMYQKYFDTLSPAVKEKMIATWGEPPGEGMVLDDELLITGLSFGNVIVAVQPKRGCFGAQCDGSVCKILHDPECPPTHQYLATYYYFSEIFKADAIVHVGTHGNLEFLPGKGTALSGNCFPDIAIGKAPLLYIYNTDNPPEGTIAKRRACATLVGHMQSVMDSSSLYDELETLDQLLSQYETARLDTARCHALHHMILDAAFASNLTHLGISMDMPMDEVVRKCHEALSGIRNSRIDVGMHIFGTFPKGEKRIQMISSILRYDSGEKTAALRPTVAEMYGLSVSSLLQDPGSFNTKFGMSNGALIEWLDEIGKTVVQMTIHGNTAEEIAYTLKTASSPHLMILMERICDLDARITASSEMDSLLNGLSGGYILPGPSGLATRGHDEILPSGRNFYSLDPYRVPTTSAWRVGSRLADACIDKYLNEEGCFPETIAFYWMSSDIMTADGEMMAELFSLLGVVPVWEKNGQVRSFSILSKEQLTHPRIDVTVRTSGILRDNFTNAIDLVDKAVSAVAGLDEPFEINFVRKHVILEMDRGSEFSAATARIFSAKPGAYISGVSLAVLAGAWRTEKDLAEIYISGNGYAYGNGRNGEKAHEQFAANLETVNVTFNNTVSDEHDLLGCCCYYGNQGGMTVASRYLSGKEVKAYYGDTRDAEVVTVGTLADELRRVVRTKLLNPKWIDGMKEHGYKGAADIMQRVVRVYGWEASTQEVDDWIFDDITETFVNDPDMKQFFEENNPYALEEISRRLLEAESRGLWSPKPDVLDKLRESYVEIESWLEEKAGDGEYQGGSVDVVTADEVAGWGDSIAEVMEKIHRRKMQ; this is encoded by the coding sequence ATGAATATTACTGCAGTTATGTGGGATGCCTATGTCCCATTAATGAGGGAGGCGGCAGAAGACTGCGGGGCTTCCCTGAAGATTTATGCTAATAAAAATCTTGAAGAATCGCCGGAACTCTGCTCTGACGTCATCGCATCTGCAGAAAATGCCGATGTAATATTGATTTATCGAACGACGCACCGATTCTGGGATATACTTCTCGAAGCAATGGAAAAACTCAGGGGGTGCAAACAGATTATCTGTGTCGGTCATGATATTTCATATTGGTCGTTCTCAACCGTCGAACCGGATGTTGTAACAGAAACCTATCGCTATCTGACTAATAACGGCAGAGAAAATTTTCATAGACTGATGTTGTATCTGCAGGTACATTTTGGGGAGAAAAACACTCCTTTCCTGCCGCCGGTCGAGATTCCCTGGCAGGGCATCGTCCACCCGGATGCCGGAGACCACATCTTTCCTTCCATAGAAGAGTATCTGGCCTGGTACCCAAAAAATGAGGGAGAGCCGTACGTAGGGCTTCTGATGTCGCGTGTGGTCTGGGTATCTTCAAACCATTCCATTGAAAGAACTCTCATTGCGTGTCTGGAAAATGAGGAAAACCTGAATGTCATTCCCGTGTTTACCAACTCTATAGAGGATGATACAACCGGCTCACTGAATATTGCAGGATGTATAAGCAGATATTTTATTCAAAATGGTATCCCTATCGTAGATGCGGTTATCAAATCCGTTTCCTTCATGGTTGGAAAAACCACCGGCAGCAGCCCTGCCGATTGGGCAAAATCCGGCACGGAATTACTTACCTCACTTAACATTCCGGTATTTCAGCCGGTTACTGCATTTTATGCGACTCTTGAGGAGTGGAGGAATTCGAACGGCCTTTCCGCAGATATTACCTGGACTATCGCAATGCCTGAATTTGAAGGGATGATAGAGCCAATTATTATCGGTTCCACACGTTCAGACAAAAGTTCAGAATATGAGCGGGTCGCCCTCTTAGAGCGATGCAGAAAAGTCGCAGCACGCGTTCGTCGGAGGGTGGATCTTCGCAGAACACCAGCTGCCAAACGCAAAGTGGTCTTTCTTTTGAATAATAATCCATGTGCCGGGGTCGAAGCAAACATCGGGAGTGCAGTTCATCTTGATGCAGTGGAAAGCGTTGTTTTGATTCTGCAGCGGATGAAAGATGAGGGATATATCATAGATCCCCCAATCTCCGGAAAAAAACTCACAGAGATGTTCCTTGTAAAAAAAGCCATATCTGAGTTTCGCTGGACAACAAAATCTGAAATCGTTAAATCGGGAGGTACTGTCTTTCGTATGCCGAAATCCATGTATCAGAAATACTTCGATACCCTGAGTCCGGCGGTTAAAGAAAAAATGATTGCAACGTGGGGAGAGCCACCGGGAGAGGGCATGGTCTTAGATGACGAACTGCTCATAACCGGTCTTTCTTTTGGAAATGTCATAGTTGCAGTCCAGCCGAAACGCGGATGTTTTGGGGCTCAATGTGATGGATCGGTCTGCAAAATACTACACGATCCGGAGTGTCCTCCAACACACCAGTATCTGGCAACATATTATTATTTTAGTGAGATATTCAAGGCAGATGCCATTGTTCATGTCGGCACGCACGGAAATCTGGAGTTTCTTCCGGGAAAGGGGACCGCTCTTTCAGGAAACTGCTTTCCTGATATTGCCATCGGCAAGGCACCTCTCCTCTATATTTATAATACTGACAATCCGCCGGAAGGAACTATCGCCAAACGCCGGGCCTGTGCCACTCTTGTCGGGCATATGCAGAGTGTGATGGATTCTTCTTCCCTCTACGATGAACTGGAAACGCTTGATCAACTGCTTTCTCAGTACGAAACTGCACGGCTCGACACAGCAAGATGTCACGCTCTGCATCACATGATACTTGATGCGGCTTTTGCATCGAACTTGACACATCTTGGCATCTCTATGGATATGCCGATGGATGAGGTCGTCAGAAAATGTCATGAAGCTCTCAGCGGAATCAGAAACAGCAGGATAGATGTGGGAATGCATATTTTCGGGACATTCCCGAAAGGAGAAAAACGTATACAGATGATATCTTCCATTCTCCGCTACGACAGCGGGGAAAAGACTGCAGCACTTCGCCCGACAGTGGCAGAAATGTATGGGCTCTCGGTATCCAGTCTCCTGCAAGATCCAGGGTCTTTCAACACAAAATTCGGCATGTCTAACGGTGCACTTATAGAGTGGCTTGATGAGATAGGTAAAACTGTCGTCCAAATGACTATTCATGGAAATACCGCAGAGGAGATCGCTTATACCCTAAAAACCGCATCTTCCCCTCATCTGATGATACTGATGGAGAGGATTTGCGACCTTGATGCACGGATAACCGCGTCGAGTGAGATGGATTCTCTTTTGAATGGGCTTTCAGGCGGATATATCCTCCCGGGTCCGTCGGGTCTTGCAACACGGGGACATGATGAGATTCTTCCAAGCGGTAGAAACTTTTATTCACTCGACCCGTACCGTGTTCCAACCACTTCTGCATGGCGTGTAGGCAGTCGGCTTGCAGATGCCTGTATTGATAAATACCTGAATGAAGAGGGCTGTTTCCCCGAAACGATCGCATTCTACTGGATGTCAAGTGATATTATGACTGCAGACGGCGAGATGATGGCGGAATTATTTTCTCTTCTAGGCGTGGTTCCGGTCTGGGAGAAAAATGGGCAGGTGAGATCATTTTCAATACTTTCAAAAGAACAACTCACGCATCCGAGGATCGATGTGACGGTCAGGACGTCCGGGATATTGCGGGATAATTTTACGAATGCTATAGATTTGGTCGATAAAGCCGTCTCTGCAGTTGCCGGACTCGATGAGCCTTTTGAGATCAATTTCGTCCGAAAACATGTTATCCTTGAAATGGATCGGGGATCGGAGTTTTCTGCTGCAACGGCGCGTATCTTTTCGGCAAAGCCGGGTGCTTATATTTCGGGAGTGAGTTTAGCTGTTCTCGCAGGTGCGTGGCGTACGGAAAAGGATCTTGCTGAAATTTACATTTCTGGGAATGGTTATGCTTACGGCAACGGAAGAAATGGGGAAAAGGCACACGAACAGTTCGCAGCGAATCTGGAAACGGTTAATGTGACCTTCAACAACACTGTGTCCGATGAACATGATCTATTGGGGTGCTGCTGTTATTACGGGAATCAGGGGGGGATGACTGTTGCATCCCGATATCTTTCAGGAAAAGAGGTGAAGGCTTATTATGGAGATACGCGGGATGCGGAAGTAGTCACAGTTGGAACTCTTGCCGATGAACTGCGCCGTGTTGTGAGGACGAAACTGCTGAATCCAAAATGGATTGACGGAATGAAGGAACACGGTTACAAGGGAGCAGCCGATATCATGCAGCGTGTTGTCCGGGTTTACGGATGGGAGGCATCAACACAGGAAGTGGATGACTGGATATTTGATGACATCACCGAGACGTTCGTTAACGATCCGGATATGAAACAGTTCTTTGAAGAGAACAATCCATATGCCCTGGAAGAGATATCCCGCCGGCTTCTGGAAGCAGAGAGCAGAGGATTGTGGAGTCCGAAGCCGGACGTTCTGGATAAACTTCGGGAGTCTTATGTCGAGATTGAATCGTGGCTTGAAGAGAAGGCAGGTGACGGAGAGTATCAGGGTGGGTCTGTAGATGTTGTAACCGCTGATGAAGTCGCGGGATGGGGAGATTCTATTGCTGAAGTCATGGAGAAGATCCACAGGAGAAAAATGCAATGA
- a CDS encoding ABC transporter ATP-binding protein codes for MNAIETFGLTKNYGDLCAVNILNLNCDNEIYGLLGPNGSGKTTTIRMLTTLLHPTSGAASVCGYDVMNDAAKVRNCISYVPQDMAVDIRLTGRENVDFFAKLYGIGNRSERKRRVDDALSVMDLSDRADDLTKTYSGGMRRRLELAQALVHEPEVLFLDEPTIGLDVAARRSIWEHIFSLRKSGMTVLVTTHQMDEAERYCDRVGILKKGVVVREGTPTQLKSDLMKDVILIRADGGVPSILPDGLTFIGDGDLDGEYIFAANHGSEVLPALLRTFETAGVKVFSSSIREPTLEDVYMQSCGVGTEDTGAFDDRQFRNLMVRR; via the coding sequence ATGAATGCCATTGAAACATTTGGGCTGACGAAAAACTACGGGGATCTTTGTGCAGTAAATATACTGAATCTGAACTGTGATAATGAGATTTACGGTCTTCTTGGACCGAACGGTTCCGGAAAGACAACCACGATCAGAATGCTGACAACTCTTCTGCATCCAACTTCAGGGGCAGCTTCTGTCTGCGGATATGATGTGATGAATGATGCGGCAAAGGTTCGCAATTGTATCAGTTATGTTCCCCAGGATATGGCTGTGGATATTCGTCTGACCGGCAGAGAAAATGTTGACTTTTTTGCCAAACTCTATGGAATCGGCAACCGCAGCGAACGAAAACGCCGTGTCGATGATGCTCTGTCCGTGATGGATCTTTCGGATCGTGCCGATGATCTAACGAAAACCTACTCCGGCGGCATGCGCCGGAGGCTGGAACTTGCTCAGGCACTCGTCCACGAACCGGAGGTGTTGTTTCTCGATGAGCCGACAATCGGGCTGGATGTTGCAGCGCGCAGATCGATATGGGAACATATCTTTTCACTTCGCAAATCCGGTATGACGGTGCTGGTAACAACGCATCAGATGGATGAAGCTGAGCGATATTGTGACCGGGTAGGTATTCTCAAAAAGGGGGTGGTCGTTCGGGAGGGAACCCCAACACAGCTGAAGAGTGACCTGATGAAAGATGTTATCCTCATCAGAGCAGACGGAGGTGTCCCTTCAATTTTGCCGGATGGTCTGACATTTATCGGAGATGGAGACTTGGACGGCGAATATATTTTTGCGGCAAATCACGGATCAGAGGTGCTGCCTGCTCTCCTTCGGACTTTTGAAACTGCCGGTGTTAAGGTGTTTTCTTCTTCTATTCGGGAACCGACGCTTGAAGATGTGTATATGCAGTCCTGCGGCGTCGGGACTGAGGATACGGGAGCTTTCGATGATCGCCAGTTCCGGAATCTGATGGTGAGGCGTTAA
- a CDS encoding ABC transporter permease, with the protein MFSYVERDLKRWMRAPMNVVSTLAMPAAWLIFVGLAMPTAFTDNYLDFITPSILVLTMLSAGLSGGTSLMFDKVLGYLNKFLSMPAPRESILFGKIVFITIRGLIQATVILIIALLIGATIQPWYVYPAFYGILFLFGVLISAFGTTVALYLGEHDSYAAVQAFISMPLFFTSSALMPYSAMPDWLAFCAHLNPVSYAIDALRAAASGEFPFMSVLVLLIGTGVMLAVCMVIFRKVTVR; encoded by the coding sequence ATGTTTTCATACGTGGAACGGGATTTGAAACGCTGGATGCGGGCACCGATGAATGTTGTTTCCACACTTGCGATGCCTGCAGCCTGGCTGATTTTTGTCGGGCTGGCGATGCCCACGGCTTTTACCGACAATTATCTGGATTTTATCACGCCGAGTATTCTGGTGCTGACGATGCTTTCTGCAGGGCTTTCGGGAGGAACGAGTCTGATGTTTGATAAGGTCTTGGGATATCTGAACAAGTTTTTGTCGATGCCTGCCCCTCGTGAGAGTATTTTATTTGGGAAGATCGTTTTTATCACGATCAGGGGTCTGATCCAGGCGACGGTGATTTTGATTATTGCACTGCTGATCGGTGCGACGATCCAGCCGTGGTATGTATATCCGGCTTTTTACGGGATCTTATTCTTGTTCGGCGTGTTGATTTCTGCGTTCGGTACGACGGTTGCCCTGTATCTTGGCGAGCATGATTCGTATGCAGCGGTCCAGGCATTTATTTCGATGCCGCTTTTTTTTACGTCGAGTGCTCTGATGCCGTATTCTGCTATGCCGGACTGGCTGGCATTTTGTGCCCATTTGAATCCGGTGAGCTATGCGATTGATGCTCTGCGGGCGGCTGCATCTGGCGAGTTTCCCTTCATGTCCGTTCTGGTCCTTCTGATCGGAACGGGTGTGATGCTGGCAGTATGCATGGTGATTTTCAGGAAAGTCACTGTTAGGTGA
- a CDS encoding ABC transporter substrate-binding protein, with protein sequence MKTKLLVLGVLLALICIVCTAGCVDTQTSDEIVITQTDGTPFTLPHEAQRIILLNSNAGEMLYLLGVSDKVVGVSQSILDNKELGSMFPNAVSVGKWNVPDVETLASLSPDVVIAFASSKPQNADMIEAAGIPIVYIDCYKPTTMISDVTALGTLTGSSKKAREFVTFYQDQMDMITERVPDDVVPQRVFCEGYSDYAAQGKGSGLDLLLDICGAENIVNSDVTVSTTTVSAEWIVTQNPDVIIKATTSNNMQDAENRYVNLVSRTGYSSMTAVQNEKVWLLDAGLAYGPRTFAGAVAVAKMLYPDTFADVNISDIVEEYNEKFGLNVSRGALVYPEL encoded by the coding sequence ATGAAAACAAAATTACTTGTTCTTGGAGTGCTTTTAGCACTGATTTGTATCGTTTGTACGGCAGGCTGCGTGGATACGCAGACTTCTGACGAGATTGTGATCACGCAGACGGACGGGACGCCATTTACACTTCCGCATGAAGCACAAAGGATCATTCTTCTTAACTCGAATGCGGGCGAGATGTTGTATCTTTTAGGGGTTTCCGATAAGGTGGTTGGCGTGTCCCAGTCTATTCTAGATAATAAAGAACTTGGATCGATGTTTCCAAATGCGGTGAGTGTTGGTAAGTGGAATGTTCCTGATGTGGAAACGCTAGCTTCTTTATCACCGGATGTGGTGATTGCTTTTGCAAGTTCCAAACCGCAGAATGCAGATATGATCGAAGCGGCCGGTATTCCGATTGTCTATATCGACTGTTATAAACCTACCACGATGATCTCTGATGTCACGGCACTTGGCACTCTTACCGGGAGCTCAAAAAAAGCTCGGGAGTTTGTAACGTTTTATCAGGATCAGATGGATATGATCACCGAACGTGTCCCGGATGATGTTGTTCCTCAAAGAGTATTCTGTGAAGGATACTCTGATTATGCGGCACAAGGAAAAGGGTCGGGTCTTGATCTTCTGCTGGATATCTGCGGTGCGGAGAATATCGTGAACTCTGATGTGACGGTTTCGACGACGACGGTCTCTGCCGAGTGGATCGTTACACAAAATCCGGATGTGATCATTAAAGCAACGACGAGCAATAATATGCAGGATGCAGAAAACCGTTATGTGAATCTTGTGTCGCGCACGGGATATTCATCGATGACCGCCGTCCAGAATGAGAAGGTCTGGCTTCTCGATGCTGGTCTTGCCTACGGCCCCAGGACATTTGCCGGCGCGGTCGCCGTTGCAAAGATGCTGTATCCGGATACATTTGCGGATGTGAACATTTCCGATATCGTGGAAGAGTATAATGAGAAGTTCGGGCTGAATGTGAGCCGGGGGGCCCTGGTATATCCGGAACTTTGA
- a CDS encoding type IV pilin N-terminal domain-containing protein encodes MERRTNLKKRTDGVSPVVGVMLMLVVTIIIAAVVATFAGGLMGSAEVTPTAVINTQIKSIDSSTGVSSGGWGLFSMEVISTTSPIYTKDLKLVTSYNVSSRDDPTVMVGNITTVTGTGNNTNYTGYYKSNATTYVYNSPLGYGPGISGTAKTYGQYATTQWFGNYTLTAGTYMQNTGASSWDSSYPTTVAEFIEHENKVNALGAILGSNWVNLKPGDEVSVNLIYVPTGGVIYSGTVVVQ; translated from the coding sequence ATGGAACGCAGAACTAATCTGAAAAAAAGAACTGACGGCGTATCGCCGGTTGTCGGCGTTATGCTGATGCTGGTTGTTACGATCATTATTGCAGCGGTCGTTGCGACCTTTGCAGGAGGTCTCATGGGATCGGCGGAAGTAACACCCACTGCTGTAATAAACACGCAGATTAAATCCATAGACTCATCGACCGGGGTAAGCTCTGGTGGATGGGGGTTATTTTCAATGGAAGTAATCTCAACAACGAGTCCGATCTATACAAAAGATCTGAAACTGGTCACATCTTATAATGTGAGCAGCAGAGATGACCCGACGGTTATGGTTGGTAATATTACCACTGTCACGGGAACTGGTAACAACACAAATTACACAGGATATTACAAATCCAATGCTACTACCTATGTGTACAACAGTCCACTCGGATATGGCCCGGGAATCTCAGGAACCGCAAAGACCTATGGACAATACGCCACCACTCAGTGGTTTGGAAATTACACGCTCACTGCCGGGACCTATATGCAAAACACAGGAGCATCTTCATGGGATTCATCTTATCCCACAACAGTTGCCGAATTTATCGAACACGAGAACAAAGTCAATGCTCTTGGTGCCATTCTCGGCAGTAACTGGGTGAATCTCAAACCCGGAGATGAGGTTTCCGTCAATCTGATTTACGTACCGACAGGTGGAGTAATTTATTCCGGAACTGTGGTGGTTCAGTGA